The Leptospira kmetyi serovar Malaysia str. Bejo-Iso9 genome includes a window with the following:
- a CDS encoding dihydrofolate reductase family protein, protein MRKVVFAINISADGYCGHTGMIADEELHKFFTGVLGSGSQILYGRITYELMVPFWPEVAKNQSESETTNEFARVFDSMEKVLFSRTLKSVQDAHSRLATRSLADEVTALKKESGKDIFVGSLSLASQLSELRLIDEYHFVVHPVLVGQGPRLFETVTLHESLRLEFLGSETFRSGTNVLHYKRQA, encoded by the coding sequence ATGAGAAAAGTTGTTTTTGCGATCAACATCAGCGCCGACGGATATTGCGGCCACACGGGTATGATCGCCGATGAAGAATTGCACAAATTCTTTACCGGCGTCTTAGGTTCCGGAAGTCAGATCCTCTACGGAAGAATCACGTATGAATTGATGGTCCCCTTCTGGCCCGAAGTCGCTAAAAATCAATCCGAGTCGGAAACGACGAATGAGTTCGCTCGAGTGTTCGATTCCATGGAGAAGGTTTTATTCTCCCGCACATTGAAAAGCGTCCAGGACGCGCATTCAAGATTGGCAACCAGAAGCCTTGCGGACGAAGTGACCGCGTTGAAGAAAGAATCCGGAAAGGATATCTTCGTGGGCAGCTTGAGTCTTGCTTCTCAACTTTCGGAACTTCGTTTGATCGACGAGTATCATTTCGTGGTTCATCCGGTTCTTGTCGGACAAGGTCCACGGTTATTCGAAACCGTAACCCTGCACGAAAGTCTTCGGCTGGAATTTCTGGGTTCGGAAACGTTCCGATCCGGAACCAACGTGCTTCACTACAAAAGACAAGCCTAA
- a CDS encoding TetR/AcrR family transcriptional regulator: MKSVRSKANNSDTPLKDDSASETLIRKRDRNATETAILLAAIQVFAKKGYDAANTKDIAKLANANEALIFRYFGNKKGLLEAILTRAEDIKSEDAPPTPSRSSQKNPESYQDLEASLQYSMSGKCRDFRDAEDFMKVAVSQIILDPEVSQIIQKKIYTKALPEFTAELEKFKKAGKIDPKADLKSIAYAISSLTFALGFMGQCVYKIPPAEIQATIKEVSRIFRKGLEPEPAKKKSKQ, translated from the coding sequence ATGAAGTCGGTGAGATCAAAGGCAAACAATTCGGACACTCCATTGAAGGATGATTCTGCCTCTGAAACGTTGATTCGAAAGAGAGATCGTAACGCTACCGAAACCGCAATCCTTCTGGCCGCCATTCAAGTTTTCGCGAAAAAGGGCTACGATGCGGCTAATACTAAAGATATAGCTAAGCTCGCAAATGCAAATGAGGCTTTGATCTTCCGATACTTCGGAAACAAAAAAGGTCTCTTAGAGGCGATTCTTACCCGAGCCGAGGACATCAAATCCGAAGACGCTCCCCCTACCCCTTCTCGTTCTTCACAAAAAAATCCGGAAAGTTATCAGGACTTGGAAGCGAGTCTGCAATATTCCATGTCCGGAAAATGCAGAGACTTCAGAGACGCGGAAGACTTTATGAAAGTGGCCGTGAGTCAAATCATCTTGGATCCGGAAGTCAGTCAGATCATTCAAAAGAAAATTTATACGAAAGCCCTTCCCGAGTTTACTGCCGAGTTGGAAAAGTTTAAGAAAGCCGGTAAGATCGATCCGAAGGCCGACTTAAAATCCATCGCGTATGCGATCTCGTCTCTTACGTTCGCGCTCGGTTTTATGGGTCAGTGCGTTTATAAAATTCCTCCCGCAGAAATCCAAGCAACGATCAAAGAAGTCTCCAGAATTTTCCGCAAAGGCTTGGAACCCGAGCCCGCTAAGAAAAAATCCAAGCAATAA
- a CDS encoding ArnT family glycosyltransferase, whose amino-acid sequence MSGNSSKKIDYSLVPNVSQENTFRKISPIRRDLLMAAVLFVVSVLLLFPNIGSRAVLSQGDEEMHIATIRESIQTGEILFPRFEGFMNLYKPPVLFWTGIASDLIFGMSLTSERLPSLLLFAGTAILIYFALRLFKAGPIYSVVIASSYLLTLGVFKFSRLVMMEALMTFLLVLSTYLLLAFFKKRNRSYLIGAALVSGFACLVKGPLFQIYSGTVLASWAFIHAFQFQSTGEWSGKKRFVKMIVDQVLFHGIALGVLAVWGGVLTSLSPAGNAFLKVFFFTENLGKFSSATTNQNEFIILLGWVLYCLPFTPFLLETMSKTILKTSQSFGGMIGRILIFSTIAVSMIHELPNRKDYYYILPLIPLAFIGVGLYFSRKNQEVSLSGPLSRNFRFLIFVSILLGLGKILLDFRSGQEAWADLLWVGFANIVGAFWMIPDKRTVLYKTSLTLLLGTGFMFYLQLVLIPSVNLPDVPLSGRIQESKNLCVVSENPWVALTFKNALPGTAVEHSLPGAQMNCMDGKRDVVFYRTESALPKGYSLAQTWSIWKRDLGLKEVLIHQDWYDKIQLFSADQIFTEANPLGGVR is encoded by the coding sequence ATGTCCGGCAATTCTTCTAAAAAAATAGACTATTCTCTCGTCCCGAACGTTTCTCAGGAAAATACGTTTCGGAAAATTTCTCCGATCCGAAGGGATTTGCTGATGGCGGCGGTCCTTTTCGTCGTCTCGGTCCTGCTTTTATTTCCGAATATAGGCTCGAGGGCCGTGCTTTCCCAAGGCGACGAAGAAATGCACATCGCTACGATCCGAGAAAGCATCCAAACCGGAGAGATTCTATTTCCTAGATTCGAAGGTTTTATGAATTTATACAAACCCCCGGTTCTTTTTTGGACGGGGATCGCGTCCGATCTGATTTTCGGAATGAGTCTGACCTCGGAAAGGCTTCCTTCCTTGTTGCTGTTTGCGGGAACGGCGATCCTGATCTACTTCGCGCTTCGATTGTTCAAAGCGGGTCCGATCTATTCCGTCGTGATCGCTTCGAGTTATCTGCTGACGCTCGGAGTTTTTAAATTCTCGCGTTTGGTGATGATGGAAGCGTTGATGACGTTTCTACTCGTACTCTCCACGTATCTATTGCTCGCATTCTTTAAAAAACGAAACAGATCCTATCTGATCGGAGCCGCGCTCGTATCCGGGTTCGCTTGTCTTGTCAAAGGTCCTTTGTTTCAGATTTATTCGGGAACCGTACTCGCGAGTTGGGCGTTTATACACGCGTTTCAATTCCAATCCACGGGAGAATGGTCCGGCAAAAAACGTTTCGTAAAGATGATCGTGGATCAGGTCTTGTTTCACGGGATCGCGTTAGGCGTTCTTGCGGTATGGGGCGGAGTATTGACCTCTCTTTCCCCCGCGGGCAACGCGTTTTTAAAAGTTTTCTTTTTCACTGAGAACCTTGGAAAATTCTCTTCTGCAACAACGAATCAGAATGAGTTCATTATCCTTTTGGGGTGGGTCCTGTACTGTCTTCCTTTCACGCCGTTTCTTTTGGAAACGATGTCGAAGACGATTCTTAAAACTTCCCAAAGTTTTGGAGGGATGATAGGCAGGATCCTTATTTTTTCGACCATCGCGGTTTCGATGATACACGAACTTCCGAATCGAAAAGATTATTATTATATTCTACCGTTGATCCCTCTGGCTTTTATCGGAGTGGGGCTTTACTTCTCGAGAAAGAATCAAGAGGTTTCGTTGTCCGGTCCGCTTTCGCGCAACTTCCGATTTTTGATCTTCGTTTCCATTCTTTTGGGGCTCGGAAAAATTCTTTTGGATTTTCGTTCGGGACAAGAGGCTTGGGCCGATCTTCTTTGGGTCGGTTTCGCGAATATCGTGGGTGCGTTTTGGATGATCCCCGATAAAAGAACCGTTCTTTATAAGACTTCCTTAACGCTTCTGCTCGGAACCGGGTTTATGTTTTATCTTCAATTGGTCTTGATTCCTTCGGTCAATCTTCCCGACGTTCCGTTGAGCGGAAGAATCCAGGAAAGTAAGAATCTCTGCGTCGTTTCCGAAAACCCATGGGTCGCTTTGACCTTTAAGAACGCGTTACCCGGAACCGCGGTCGAACATTCTTTGCCGGGAGCGCAGATGAATTGTATGGACGGAAAAAGGGACGTCGTGTTTTACAGAACCGAGTCCGCTTTGCCGAAAGGGTATTCCCTTGCACAAACCTGGTCGATCTGGAAACGTGATCTCGGATTGAAGGAAGTTCTGATCCATCAGGATTGGTATGATAAGATTCAACTTTTTAGCGCGGATCAAATCTTCACCGAAGCGAATCCGTTAGGCGGCGTTCGATGA
- a CDS encoding Cys-rich protein produces MNAGLRHAIRYAPVYILLTLTLVVVLVKYGRNIQKNEFYSPESKEVCLTYCTKLAGCVTEMFPGMVVQEQMGKIENSCLRGCRKHFDKMQVCLSGIETASCKSLTGCLQTEIKKYY; encoded by the coding sequence ATGAACGCAGGTCTAAGACACGCAATCCGATACGCACCGGTTTATATTCTTCTTACCTTGACGCTCGTCGTGGTTTTGGTCAAGTACGGAAGGAATATTCAAAAAAATGAATTTTATTCTCCCGAAAGCAAGGAAGTGTGCCTAACGTATTGTACGAAGCTGGCCGGTTGTGTGACCGAGATGTTTCCGGGAATGGTGGTCCAAGAACAGATGGGAAAAATCGAAAATTCCTGTCTGAGAGGATGCAGAAAACATTTCGATAAGATGCAGGTTTGTTTGTCCGGAATCGAAACTGCGAGTTGCAAATCCCTGACCGGTTGTCTCCAAACGGAAATTAAAAAGTATTATTAA
- a CDS encoding lytic transglycosylase domain-containing protein produces MRIEELPTVQSILNRIREIESLPSQFVKEAPVSNRSQTPADFDSILKAAQTKIDLNSPEPTGLSGISSEPWRRDSRGDLKGVDPTLAEIIRKESEKNNLDPSLVQSVIKAESGFKTNAVSPKGAVGLMQLMPSTADLLGVDDPSDPAENVAGGTKFLSDLLSKYKNLDHALAAYNAGPGAVDRYGGIPPYKETQKYVEKVKKYYKNFSE; encoded by the coding sequence ATGAGGATCGAAGAACTTCCCACCGTCCAATCGATTTTGAATCGAATTCGAGAAATTGAAAGTCTTCCGAGTCAGTTCGTAAAGGAAGCGCCGGTTTCCAACCGTTCTCAAACCCCGGCCGATTTTGATTCGATCTTAAAAGCGGCACAAACCAAAATCGATTTGAATTCTCCCGAACCCACGGGACTTTCCGGAATTTCCTCCGAACCCTGGAGAAGAGATTCTCGCGGAGATTTAAAAGGCGTCGATCCGACCCTCGCCGAAATCATCCGAAAGGAATCCGAAAAAAATAATTTGGACCCTTCTCTCGTACAAAGCGTGATCAAAGCGGAATCCGGTTTTAAAACCAATGCGGTTTCTCCCAAAGGGGCCGTCGGTTTGATGCAACTCATGCCTTCCACGGCCGATCTTCTCGGAGTGGACGATCCTTCCGATCCGGCCGAAAACGTGGCGGGTGGAACGAAATTCCTAAGCGATCTTTTGAGCAAATATAAGAATTTGGATCACGCGCTCGCGGCCTACAACGCCGGGCCCGGAGCGGTGGATCGTTACGGCGGAATTCCCCCTTACAAGGAAACGCAGAAATACGTGGAGAAGGTGAAAAAGTATTATAAGAATTTTTCCGAATAG
- a CDS encoding ATP-binding protein — MIEIAITSRISAFPILYAKSRGFFEKEGVQVQIRVLENYDAILAFLSSGKIEVGEIPFTTWLDLHLKKTAPNKAVYRGMILSRMIHSFYSRYNSSTDSILEGTPYIIPVMQNTSIDKLLAQEFLRSSRFRKKISHSFVFSRSYLLEYEFAQTTTLGLVGSVQESHYLNNGFRISDGRDLPPYRLPVNMLAFNGRFAKTYPERIHKVQTAITRAIQSLIENTSDSTEHVVQENIPEFKIEPEQLHYFYKQPTQDLKEILSPVAASEELEYLGGVYWRSMGHRSDPPPVVLEALDFAAKDPIPSYPEALRERKTVLMEEQFSHKDESSRLLEKAGDRRELGDLVSDLQNLVLNIYNSKKGVRLSVSPLKGTASAIRTGINSILDFLFQEIRSQETKTLAIDNVLMMQGLEMDKKSMELQFSDDRFNYLFEFSPIPVILLDSVSGSLIVGNYNFRSLSGYSKDNISNLRLEDLFPALDEMTDWSVPTKSAETMLRVDHAKMRLKDKSEMDVSLSITALFERARKIYQVHILYDSEKKETEQAKHEFISNISHELRSPMTNIQGYFELLRTELNSSLNKDQSGMLDVIEKNIKRLNHLIENLLKFEEVRGEDNSGLIENFDPAQVIDEVVYSNGPSAKEKGLNVELSLIKKLKVKGIRFEFSQVITNLFVNAIKYTEKGKIEIKMIESGTGKLEINIKDTGVGIDPKYIEKVFERFFRIPNDRNKRIGGTGLGLSISRTILHKMNGEITLESRVNGGSNFRIFLPLQPND, encoded by the coding sequence GTGATTGAAATTGCCATCACATCCAGAATCTCTGCGTTCCCGATTTTATATGCGAAGTCCAGGGGCTTTTTCGAAAAGGAAGGAGTTCAGGTCCAAATTCGGGTCTTGGAAAACTACGACGCGATCCTCGCTTTCTTAAGTTCGGGTAAGATCGAAGTCGGAGAAATTCCGTTCACCACTTGGTTGGATCTTCACTTAAAGAAAACGGCTCCGAACAAGGCCGTCTATCGCGGGATGATTCTTTCGAGAATGATTCATTCTTTTTATTCCAGATACAATTCGAGTACGGATTCGATCCTAGAAGGAACTCCGTATATCATTCCCGTAATGCAGAATACATCGATCGATAAATTATTGGCTCAGGAATTTTTGAGGTCCAGTCGCTTTCGTAAGAAGATTTCGCATTCGTTCGTGTTCTCCAGATCGTATCTTTTGGAATACGAGTTCGCGCAGACGACCACCTTAGGTCTTGTGGGTTCCGTTCAGGAATCGCATTATCTCAACAACGGATTTAGAATTTCGGACGGACGCGATCTTCCTCCGTATCGTCTTCCGGTCAACATGCTCGCGTTCAACGGAAGATTCGCAAAGACGTATCCCGAACGGATTCATAAGGTTCAAACCGCGATCACGAGAGCCATTCAATCTTTGATCGAAAACACGAGCGACTCGACCGAACACGTCGTTCAGGAGAATATTCCTGAGTTTAAGATCGAACCGGAACAACTGCATTACTTCTACAAACAACCGACCCAGGACTTAAAGGAGATTCTTTCTCCCGTGGCCGCGTCGGAAGAGTTGGAATATTTGGGAGGAGTTTACTGGAGGTCCATGGGTCATCGTTCCGATCCTCCTCCGGTCGTTTTGGAAGCGTTGGACTTTGCCGCGAAAGATCCGATTCCTTCTTATCCGGAAGCGCTTCGGGAAAGGAAAACCGTTCTCATGGAGGAACAGTTCAGTCATAAGGACGAATCCAGTCGTCTTTTGGAAAAGGCGGGAGACAGAAGGGAACTCGGGGATTTGGTTTCGGATCTTCAAAACCTAGTATTAAATATTTATAATTCTAAAAAGGGAGTTCGTCTTTCCGTTTCTCCTTTGAAGGGAACCGCCTCCGCGATTCGGACCGGAATCAATTCCATTCTGGATTTTTTATTCCAGGAGATCCGTTCCCAGGAAACGAAAACATTAGCAATCGATAATGTTCTTATGATGCAGGGATTGGAGATGGACAAGAAGTCCATGGAGCTTCAGTTTTCGGACGACCGTTTTAATTATCTTTTCGAATTCTCTCCGATTCCGGTGATATTGCTCGATTCCGTTTCCGGTTCTTTGATCGTGGGGAATTACAACTTCAGGAGTCTTTCGGGTTACAGCAAGGACAATATCAGCAATCTGAGATTGGAGGATCTGTTTCCCGCGTTAGACGAAATGACCGATTGGTCCGTGCCGACCAAGTCGGCGGAAACCATGCTTCGTGTGGATCACGCAAAAATGAGGTTGAAGGACAAATCCGAGATGGACGTTTCCTTGAGCATCACCGCCTTGTTCGAACGGGCGAGAAAAATCTATCAGGTTCATATCCTCTACGATTCGGAGAAGAAGGAAACCGAACAGGCCAAACACGAATTTATTTCCAACATCAGTCACGAACTTCGTTCTCCGATGACGAACATTCAGGGTTATTTCGAACTTCTGAGGACCGAACTCAATTCTTCCCTGAACAAGGATCAAAGCGGAATGTTGGACGTGATCGAAAAGAACATCAAACGTCTCAATCATCTGATCGAAAATCTTTTGAAGTTCGAAGAGGTAAGAGGAGAGGACAACTCCGGTTTGATCGAGAATTTCGATCCGGCCCAGGTCATCGACGAGGTCGTGTATTCCAACGGGCCTTCCGCAAAGGAGAAGGGTTTGAACGTCGAGTTGAGTTTGATCAAAAAACTCAAGGTCAAGGGAATTCGGTTCGAATTTTCCCAAGTGATCACGAATCTTTTCGTAAACGCGATCAAATACACGGAAAAAGGAAAGATAGAAATCAAGATGATCGAGTCGGGAACCGGAAAACTCGAAATCAACATCAAGGACACCGGAGTCGGAATCGATCCGAAGTACATCGAAAAAGTGTTCGAACGGTTTTTCAGAATTCCCAACGATCGAAACAAAAGAATCGGAGGAACCGGTTTGGGACTTTCGATTTCAAGAACCATTCTCCATAAAATGAACGGAGAAATCACGCTCGAGTCCAGAGTGAACGGCGGAAGTAATTTTAGAATTTTTCTTCCCTTGCAACCCAACGACTGA
- a CDS encoding LIC_20245 family lipoprotein, which yields MKKKIVYYSIIIISIVLSYFAFSETENGFFGNDGDKNDKLQSGLSRNTVNREEDSIFESGNFLDFSKSGEPENVSDSETDSVADNASAANGGYSSLSPEEKERIRKEVIQKVKPLADRFPNNSLIPRELTKEQEEKRKKDEEKMDEIRGALLEGREVAKPDMEFYLDSKIKKSNDMTEILEYSVKFFKEAGRNYPDSSLKIIEDRLHSLRESKDELLNARKNLDMPIQ from the coding sequence ATGAAAAAGAAGATCGTATATTATAGTATTATAATTATCTCAATCGTTTTGTCCTATTTCGCCTTTTCGGAAACTGAAAACGGTTTTTTCGGAAACGACGGGGATAAAAACGATAAACTCCAAAGCGGTCTCAGCAGAAACACCGTAAACAGAGAAGAGGATTCCATTTTTGAATCGGGAAATTTTCTGGATTTTTCAAAATCCGGAGAACCCGAAAACGTTTCCGATTCGGAGACGGACTCTGTTGCGGATAATGCAAGCGCCGCAAACGGAGGATATTCGAGTTTATCTCCCGAAGAAAAGGAAAGAATTCGAAAGGAAGTGATTCAAAAAGTCAAACCGCTCGCGGATCGTTTTCCGAATAACTCTTTGATCCCGAGAGAGTTGACCAAGGAACAAGAGGAAAAACGAAAGAAAGACGAAGAGAAAATGGACGAGATCCGAGGCGCCTTACTCGAAGGAAGAGAGGTCGCCAAACCCGATATGGAATTTTATCTCGATTCTAAGATCAAAAAATCGAACGATATGACGGAGATTCTCGAATACAGCGTCAAATTTTTTAAGGAAGCGGGCAGAAATTATCCGGATTCTTCCTTGAAGATCATAGAAGATCGTCTTCATTCTTTGCGCGAAAGCAAGGACGAGTTGTTGAACGCGAGAAAAAATTTGGACATGCCGATTCAGTAG
- a CDS encoding Hsp20/alpha crystallin family protein has product MNSVAKTQDPFLSLNNIDHFFRDWNDIFHKDWVRHIPAVNVIKTKDSYELECAVPGLDKKDFKIDLEGDILMISASKKSETKEEEKHYSKREYNYSSFSRSFNLPEAIDKDKIVAKYENGILKLSLPRKAGEQKAEVKINVQ; this is encoded by the coding sequence ATGAATAGCGTCGCAAAAACTCAGGACCCTTTTCTGAGTCTCAATAATATAGATCACTTTTTTAGAGATTGGAACGATATCTTCCATAAGGATTGGGTCCGTCATATACCCGCGGTCAACGTGATTAAAACCAAAGACAGCTACGAACTGGAATGTGCGGTTCCGGGTTTGGATAAAAAAGATTTTAAGATCGATCTCGAAGGGGATATCCTTATGATCAGCGCCTCTAAAAAATCCGAAACCAAAGAGGAAGAAAAACACTACAGCAAAAGAGAATACAATTATTCCTCTTTCAGCCGATCCTTCAACCTCCCCGAAGCGATCGATAAGGATAAGATCGTAGCCAAATACGAAAACGGAATCCTTAAACTAAGCCTTCCCAGAAAAGCGGGAGAACAAAAGGCGGAAGTCAAGATCAACGTCCAATAA